From the Anaeromyxobacter sp. genome, one window contains:
- a CDS encoding O-antigen ligase family protein, translating into MPSLELAADDLPGPVGAARPAPALLLPALLILITAGTLLTGALVPRDLSLGEDAPIWNASPDQLAFDLSRAATALVLLASGVAAARATVLHGFPRAGLALWLAYLGFVATNFLLPGLAAREPGLDARLLLPPIVFTGAYFARPIPPARLTWLAKVVLGAFVHASLAAAVLAPAQALAPYLEGVLPGLPVRLYGVGGGATSLGALSSAFLALELCAPSRSRWRLLHLGAAGLALLLTQAKTSWLFVLLVVALLLARRTWRLLPALGLGGGASARATWVLLLGGVGGALVGLLAAGSGHVQVASLQGGDQLLSLTGRTYIWATSWRTWLESPLFGYGLGLWESERFRATYGPFDHAHNQLLHALASAGVVGLLGLLGYLGVALAGALRAARRSPLPLVLLGAVLSLCLTNTPLRAYYVLDAFVLLHLLLFAALVDDARLAAARR; encoded by the coding sequence ATGCCCTCGCTCGAGCTCGCCGCCGACGACCTGCCCGGCCCGGTGGGCGCGGCGCGGCCAGCCCCGGCCCTCCTCCTGCCTGCCCTGCTCATCCTGATCACGGCCGGCACGCTGCTCACCGGCGCCCTCGTCCCCCGCGACCTCTCGCTGGGCGAGGACGCGCCCATCTGGAACGCCAGCCCGGACCAGCTGGCCTTCGACCTGTCGCGCGCCGCCACCGCGCTGGTGCTCCTGGCCAGCGGCGTGGCGGCCGCCCGGGCCACCGTCCTCCACGGCTTCCCGCGCGCCGGCCTGGCCCTCTGGCTCGCCTACCTGGGCTTCGTCGCCACCAACTTCCTCCTGCCGGGGCTGGCCGCCCGGGAGCCGGGGCTCGACGCGCGGCTCCTGCTGCCCCCCATCGTCTTCACCGGCGCCTACTTCGCCCGCCCGATCCCGCCGGCGAGGCTCACCTGGCTGGCCAAGGTCGTCCTGGGGGCCTTCGTCCACGCCAGCCTGGCCGCGGCGGTGCTCGCGCCGGCGCAGGCCCTGGCGCCCTACCTGGAGGGCGTCCTGCCCGGGCTGCCGGTCCGGCTCTACGGCGTGGGCGGCGGCGCCACCAGCCTGGGCGCCCTCTCCTCCGCCTTCCTGGCGCTCGAGCTGTGCGCGCCCTCGCGCTCGCGCTGGCGCCTGCTGCACCTCGGCGCGGCCGGCCTGGCGCTGCTCCTCACCCAGGCCAAGACCTCCTGGCTCTTCGTCCTGCTGGTGGTGGCGCTGCTGCTGGCCCGCCGCACCTGGCGCCTCCTGCCGGCGCTCGGCCTGGGCGGGGGCGCCAGCGCCCGGGCCACCTGGGTGCTCCTGCTCGGCGGCGTCGGCGGCGCGCTGGTCGGCCTGCTGGCCGCCGGGTCCGGCCACGTGCAGGTCGCCTCGCTGCAGGGCGGCGATCAGCTCCTCTCGCTGACCGGCCGGACCTACATCTGGGCCACCAGCTGGCGCACCTGGCTGGAGAGCCCGCTCTTCGGCTACGGCCTCGGGCTGTGGGAGAGCGAGCGCTTCCGGGCCACCTACGGCCCCTTCGACCACGCCCACAACCAGCTGCTGCACGCGCTGGCCAGCGCCGGGGTGGTGGGGCTGCTGGGGCTGCTCGGCTACCTGGGGGTGGCGCTGGCCGGCGCGCTCCGGGCGGCCCGGCGCAGCCCCCTGCCGCTGGTGCTCCTCGGGGCGGTGCTCTCGCTCTGCCTCACCAACACGCCGCTGCGCGCCTACTACGTGCTCGACGCCTTCGTGCTGCTCCACTTGCTGCTCTTCGCGGCGCTGGTCGACGACGCCAGGCTGGCCGCGGCGCGCCGGTAG
- a CDS encoding lipopolysaccharide biosynthesis protein — protein sequence MTPDRARPEPVPASPPTAAPAPLPARPSPDRPAPPPDRALPADAVDPLALLVVLGRRRRRLVAWPLVAALLAAGLSLVLPKTFTGVTRVLPPQQAQGGSAALLSQLGGLAGAAGGALGLKGSGDLYLGFLRSEAVADGLVERFGLQAAYGETYRVDARRALAARTRLELEKSGLLVIEVDAPEPALAADLANAYVEQLHRLTSTLAVGEAAQRRLFFERQLEKTKDQLADAELALRRGLDAGGLVSVEAQGRGAVETVARLRAQISAKEIQLGAMRAYATAAHPDLRRGEQELASMRAELGRQETGGGAAAEPAPGAPGAGGRLATGVSNLRLVREVKYQEVMFELLAKQYELARVDESKEAPLVQVVDPARPPEKRSKPKRTQLVLGAAALGLLAALLATFAEDALAAVARDPARQATLAALRAAWRRR from the coding sequence ATGACCCCCGACCGCGCCAGGCCCGAGCCCGTGCCCGCCTCCCCGCCCACCGCGGCGCCCGCCCCCCTGCCGGCGCGCCCCTCGCCGGATCGCCCGGCCCCACCGCCCGACCGGGCGCTGCCCGCCGACGCGGTGGATCCCCTGGCCCTGCTGGTGGTGCTGGGCCGGCGCCGGCGCCGCCTGGTGGCCTGGCCGCTGGTGGCCGCCCTGCTGGCGGCCGGCCTGAGCCTGGTGCTGCCGAAGACCTTCACCGGCGTGACCCGGGTGCTGCCGCCCCAGCAGGCGCAGGGCGGGTCGGCGGCCCTGCTCAGCCAGCTGGGCGGCCTGGCCGGCGCGGCCGGCGGCGCCCTCGGCCTGAAGGGCTCGGGCGACCTGTACCTCGGCTTCCTGCGCAGCGAGGCGGTGGCCGACGGCCTGGTGGAGCGCTTCGGCCTGCAGGCGGCCTACGGCGAGACCTACCGGGTCGACGCCCGCCGGGCGCTGGCGGCGCGCACCCGCCTGGAGCTGGAGAAGAGCGGGCTCCTGGTCATCGAGGTGGACGCCCCCGAGCCCGCCCTGGCGGCCGACCTGGCCAACGCCTACGTGGAGCAGCTCCACCGGCTCACCAGCACCCTGGCCGTGGGCGAGGCCGCCCAGCGCCGCCTCTTCTTCGAGCGCCAGCTCGAGAAGACCAAGGACCAGCTGGCCGACGCCGAGCTGGCGCTGCGCCGGGGGCTCGACGCCGGCGGCCTGGTGAGCGTGGAGGCGCAGGGGCGCGGCGCGGTGGAGACGGTGGCCCGGCTGCGCGCCCAGATCAGCGCCAAGGAGATCCAGCTGGGCGCCATGCGCGCCTACGCCACCGCCGCGCACCCCGACCTCAGGCGCGGCGAGCAGGAGCTGGCCAGCATGAGGGCCGAGCTGGGCCGGCAGGAGACCGGCGGCGGCGCGGCGGCCGAGCCTGCGCCGGGCGCGCCGGGCGCCGGCGGCCGCCTGGCCACCGGCGTGTCCAACCTGCGGCTGGTGCGCGAGGTGAAGTACCAGGAGGTGATGTTCGAGCTGCTGGCCAAGCAGTACGAGCTGGCCCGGGTGGACGAGAGCAAGGAGGCCCCGCTGGTGCAGGTGGTGGATCCGGCCCGGCCCCCGGAGAAGCGCAGCAAGCCGAAGCGCACCCAGCTGGTGCTGGGCGCGGCGGCGCTGGGGCTGCTGGCGGCGCTGCTGGCCACCTTCGCGGAGGACGCCCTGGCGGCCGTGGCGCGCGACCCGGCCCGGCAGGCCACGCTGGCGGCCCTGCGCGCCGCTTGGCGGCGGCGCTAG
- a CDS encoding SLBB domain-containing protein, which translates to MCTPRRPYALASSALLAALLLAPPALAQEAAGLPAAAPPPGARGVEVLRAAEPPRAPEPPRPAPPPAQAPAPTTDFQAYAGTSVGGLLPIFGQELFAAPPSTFAPVDDLPASPDYVLGAGDEVLVRGWGQVEIDVRATVSREGTIHLPRVGQVAVAGVPFRLLEARLRAAVGRYFKGFELSASLGRLRSIQVFVVGHARKPGLYTVGSLSTLMNALFASGGPAPTGSLRRLELRRGDRLVGEFDLYDLVLQGDKSKDLRLQAGDVIFIPPVGPQVAIAGRVKTPAIFELRGPGTTLADLVAFAGGLTTTADAHSVQLERLDQERGRVVVELPWGPASLATALRDGDVVRLRGLSQKFANAVTLRGNVAFPIRTEWRPGLTVSGLIPDRGVLVPERYWERVAARGNAAPRQREGQRAEASARATEAGSAPLKTEVENLVEEVNWDYAVVERLDRARLEPVLLPFNLRKAVVERDPAHDLALEAGDVVTVFSQRDVLSPAERRTAFVRVEGEVATPGFYQVRPGETVRQLVERAGGLARGAYLFGAEFTRESVRREQQARLEQVAARAEQELEFAATERLSRAATAEEAAATRAQLETQRATLARLRTLKASGRMVLEVPPGAGAVGDLPALALEDGDRLYVPQRGSTVGVYGAVYHQATFLHSPGKRLRDYLGQAGGPTRSADADSTYVLRADGSVVSRRQARWYQSFGGTELMPSDALVVPEDYAPVSWVRELKDWSQIFYQFGLGVAALTILRP; encoded by the coding sequence ATGTGCACGCCCCGCCGTCCGTACGCCCTGGCCTCGTCCGCCCTCCTGGCGGCGCTGCTCCTCGCGCCTCCCGCCCTGGCCCAGGAGGCCGCCGGCCTCCCCGCGGCCGCGCCGCCGCCCGGCGCCCGCGGCGTGGAGGTGCTGCGCGCCGCCGAGCCGCCCCGCGCGCCCGAGCCGCCCCGCCCGGCCCCGCCGCCGGCCCAGGCCCCGGCCCCCACCACCGACTTCCAGGCCTACGCCGGCACCTCGGTGGGCGGGCTGCTGCCCATCTTCGGCCAGGAGCTCTTCGCCGCCCCGCCCAGCACCTTCGCCCCGGTGGACGACCTGCCGGCCTCGCCCGACTACGTGCTCGGCGCCGGCGACGAGGTGCTGGTCCGCGGCTGGGGCCAGGTGGAGATCGACGTCCGCGCCACCGTGTCGCGCGAGGGGACCATCCACCTGCCGCGGGTCGGCCAGGTCGCGGTGGCCGGCGTGCCCTTCCGCCTGCTGGAGGCGCGGCTGCGCGCCGCGGTGGGCCGGTACTTCAAGGGCTTCGAGCTGTCGGCCTCGCTGGGGCGGCTCCGCTCCATCCAGGTCTTCGTGGTGGGGCACGCCCGCAAGCCCGGGCTCTACACCGTGGGCTCGCTCAGCACCCTCATGAACGCGCTCTTCGCCTCCGGCGGGCCGGCCCCCACCGGCTCGCTCAGGCGCCTCGAGCTGCGGCGCGGCGACCGGCTGGTGGGCGAGTTCGACCTCTACGACCTGGTGCTGCAGGGCGACAAGTCGAAGGACCTGCGGCTGCAGGCGGGCGACGTGATCTTCATCCCGCCGGTGGGGCCGCAGGTGGCCATCGCCGGGCGGGTCAAGACGCCGGCCATCTTCGAGCTGCGCGGGCCCGGCACCACGCTGGCCGACCTGGTGGCCTTCGCCGGCGGCCTGACCACCACCGCCGACGCCCACTCGGTGCAGCTGGAGCGGCTCGACCAGGAGCGGGGCCGGGTGGTGGTGGAGCTGCCCTGGGGCCCGGCCTCGCTGGCCACCGCGCTGCGCGACGGCGACGTGGTGCGGCTGCGCGGCCTGTCGCAGAAGTTCGCCAACGCCGTCACCCTGCGCGGCAACGTGGCCTTCCCCATCCGCACCGAGTGGCGGCCCGGCCTGACCGTCTCCGGCCTGATCCCCGACCGCGGGGTGCTGGTGCCGGAGCGCTACTGGGAGCGGGTGGCGGCCCGCGGCAACGCCGCCCCGCGCCAGCGCGAGGGCCAGCGGGCGGAGGCGTCGGCGCGCGCCACCGAGGCCGGGTCGGCCCCGCTCAAGACCGAGGTCGAGAACCTGGTGGAGGAGGTCAACTGGGACTACGCGGTGGTGGAGCGGCTGGACCGCGCCCGCCTCGAGCCGGTGCTGCTGCCCTTCAACCTGCGCAAGGCGGTGGTGGAGCGCGATCCGGCCCACGACCTGGCGCTGGAGGCGGGCGACGTGGTCACCGTCTTCTCGCAGCGGGACGTGCTCTCGCCGGCCGAGCGGCGCACCGCCTTCGTGCGCGTCGAGGGCGAGGTGGCCACGCCCGGCTTCTACCAGGTGCGGCCCGGCGAGACGGTGCGGCAGCTGGTGGAGCGGGCCGGCGGCCTGGCCCGCGGCGCCTACCTGTTCGGCGCCGAGTTCACCCGCGAGAGCGTGCGCCGCGAGCAGCAGGCCCGCCTCGAGCAGGTGGCGGCGCGGGCCGAGCAGGAGCTGGAGTTCGCGGCCACCGAGCGGCTCTCGCGCGCCGCCACCGCCGAGGAGGCGGCCGCCACCCGCGCCCAGCTGGAGACGCAGCGCGCCACCCTGGCCCGCCTGCGCACCCTGAAGGCCAGCGGCCGGATGGTGCTGGAGGTGCCGCCCGGCGCCGGCGCGGTGGGCGACCTGCCGGCGCTGGCGCTGGAGGACGGCGACCGGCTCTACGTGCCGCAGCGCGGCTCCACGGTGGGCGTCTACGGGGCCGTCTACCACCAGGCCACCTTCCTGCACTCGCCCGGCAAGCGGCTGCGCGACTACCTGGGGCAGGCCGGCGGCCCCACCCGCAGCGCCGACGCCGACAGCACCTACGTGCTGCGCGCCGACGGCTCGGTGGTGTCGCGCCGCCAGGCCCGCTGGTACCAGAGCTTCGGCGGCACCGAGCTGATGCCCAGCGACGCCCTGGTGGTGCCGGAGGACTACGCGCCCGTCTCCTGGGTGCGCGAGCTGAAGGACTGGTCGCAGATCTTCTACCAGTTCGGCCTGGGCGTCGCGGCCCTCACCATCCTCCGGCCATGA
- a CDS encoding aspartate kinase has product MAVVVQKFGGSSVSDVEKLRRVAQKVAARRRGGDAVCVVVSAMGDTTDDLLRLAKQVSPDPPRRELDMLLTAGERISMALLSMALQEQGVEAISFTGSQAGILTSEAHATARILEVRPVRVREELTRGKVVIVAGFQGVSPRKEITTLGRGGSDTTAVALAAALGAACEIYSDVAGVFTADPRVVPAARRQAELSYEEMQALARAGAKVLNAQAVEFARATGITIHARSTFGGEEETLVRQGSGAARIAGVAVERELALVSVSPGDAARAEELLRAAHAEPVEVEGAPGRVTLATPLENVHGAGPLVEALRGALPDAVVEAEGIGAVTVVGTGVSATGAVREALAAALASLGGAPRAFEAGPLEVTVYTEARLLPDLAREVHRRLLG; this is encoded by the coding sequence ATGGCGGTGGTGGTCCAGAAGTTCGGCGGCTCGTCGGTGTCCGACGTGGAGAAGCTCCGGCGCGTGGCGCAGAAGGTGGCGGCGCGGCGCCGCGGCGGCGACGCCGTGTGCGTGGTGGTCTCGGCCATGGGCGACACCACCGACGACCTGCTGCGCCTGGCCAAGCAGGTCTCGCCGGATCCGCCGCGGCGCGAGCTCGACATGCTGCTCACCGCCGGGGAGCGCATCTCCATGGCCCTGCTCTCCATGGCGCTGCAGGAGCAGGGCGTGGAGGCCATCAGCTTCACCGGCAGCCAGGCCGGCATCCTCACCAGCGAGGCCCACGCCACCGCCCGCATCCTGGAGGTGCGCCCGGTGCGGGTCCGCGAGGAGCTCACCCGGGGCAAGGTGGTCATCGTGGCCGGCTTCCAGGGCGTCTCCCCCCGCAAGGAGATCACCACCCTGGGACGGGGCGGCTCCGACACCACCGCGGTGGCGCTGGCGGCGGCCCTGGGGGCGGCCTGCGAGATCTACAGCGACGTGGCCGGCGTCTTCACCGCCGACCCGCGGGTGGTGCCGGCGGCGCGCCGCCAGGCCGAGCTCTCCTACGAGGAGATGCAGGCCCTGGCCCGGGCCGGGGCCAAGGTGCTGAACGCCCAGGCCGTCGAGTTCGCCCGCGCCACCGGCATCACCATCCACGCCCGCTCCACCTTCGGCGGCGAGGAGGAGACGCTGGTGCGCCAGGGCAGCGGGGCGGCGCGCATCGCCGGCGTGGCGGTGGAGCGCGAGCTGGCGCTGGTGTCGGTGTCGCCCGGCGACGCGGCCCGGGCGGAGGAGCTGCTGCGGGCGGCGCACGCCGAGCCGGTCGAGGTGGAGGGGGCGCCGGGCCGCGTCACCCTGGCCACGCCGCTCGAGAACGTGCACGGCGCCGGGCCGCTGGTGGAGGCCCTGCGGGGGGCGCTGCCGGACGCGGTGGTGGAGGCCGAGGGGATCGGCGCGGTCACCGTGGTGGGCACCGGCGTCTCCGCCACGGGCGCGGTGCGGGAGGCGCTGGCCGCGGCGCTGGCCTCGCTCGGCGGCGCGCCGCGCGCCTTCGAGGCCGGGCCGCTCGAGGTGACCGTCTACACCGAGGCGCGGCTGCTGCCCGACCTGGCCCGCGAGGTCCACCGTCGGCTGCTGGGGTGA
- a CDS encoding ATP-binding protein — MPGPVESASCALCSGAGYVVEQVLGKPAQARRCVCQATCPRCGGQGYLLVPGPSGAVAQPCACRHLDARIGLFNKVGIPAAVARASFEGFKIWSPDHAAAKAVAEDFARKFRSDAPSKGFLFYGRPGGGKTHLLSATLRWLALEKGVACRYVEFMLLLSDIKAGFDSGRNQMEILKPLISVPVLAIDELGKERGTDWERSMLDELISRRFNGGLATLFATNYFLDPRAPSEEPGRLVQTRSKDFQREAEALTLAQRVGDRIYSRLNEMCTFVRLDPGMDKRKDGAGGFWGR; from the coding sequence ATGCCCGGTCCAGTGGAGAGCGCGTCCTGCGCCTTGTGCAGCGGCGCCGGCTACGTGGTGGAGCAGGTGCTGGGCAAGCCCGCCCAGGCGCGCCGCTGCGTCTGCCAGGCCACCTGCCCGCGCTGCGGCGGCCAGGGGTACCTGCTGGTGCCGGGGCCCAGCGGGGCGGTGGCCCAGCCCTGCGCCTGCCGCCACCTCGACGCCCGCATCGGCCTCTTCAACAAGGTGGGCATCCCGGCGGCGGTGGCCCGGGCCAGCTTCGAGGGGTTCAAGATCTGGAGCCCGGACCACGCCGCGGCCAAGGCGGTGGCGGAGGACTTCGCCCGCAAGTTCCGCTCCGACGCGCCGTCCAAGGGGTTCCTGTTCTACGGGCGGCCCGGCGGCGGCAAGACCCACCTGCTCTCGGCCACGCTGCGCTGGCTGGCCCTCGAGAAGGGGGTGGCCTGCCGCTACGTGGAGTTCATGCTGCTGCTCTCCGACATCAAGGCCGGCTTCGACTCGGGCCGGAACCAGATGGAGATCCTGAAGCCGCTCATCTCGGTGCCGGTGCTGGCCATCGACGAGCTGGGCAAGGAGCGCGGCACCGACTGGGAGCGGTCGATGCTCGACGAGCTGATCAGCCGGCGCTTCAACGGCGGGCTGGCCACGCTCTTCGCCACCAACTACTTCCTCGATCCGCGCGCGCCGTCGGAGGAGCCCGGCCGGCTGGTGCAGACCCGCTCCAAGGACTTCCAGCGCGAGGCCGAGGCCTTGACGCTGGCGCAGCGGGTGGGCGACCGGATCTACTCGCGCCTGAACGAGATGTGCACCTTCGTGCGGCTCGACCCCGGCATGGACAAGCGCAAGGACGGCGCCGGCGGGTTCTGGGGCCGCTGA
- a CDS encoding serine/threonine protein kinase, protein MVPRSVGPWEILSVIGRGGIGVVYRARHRATGRLVALKVLGPAPVVDPRAARRLAREFEVLARLDHPNVVRVFEAGVFEGYSYLAMELVEGLDLRAFLSPALDEDATQAPPCVDPSVFSVSGSGPPPDVGPEAIRSLATMLDEPETAPAGFHPPVPTAPHPEAPAVVRTPLTAAQQAGLNRPRRLERLGCALRQVLQALAYVHAHGLVHRDLKPSNIMVDDRRQARIMDFGLVKYAEDAVEPLTGTGRVVGTYRYMSPEQAQGEPVDGRADLYSLGVILYELLAAAPPFVSQDPSALWHEILHARPVPLVEVNPGVDPDLAALAEKCLEKDPGARFDSAREVLGLLDRRSAAGA, encoded by the coding sequence GTGGTCCCTCGCTCCGTCGGCCCGTGGGAGATCCTCTCGGTCATCGGCCGCGGCGGCATCGGGGTGGTCTACCGGGCCCGCCATCGGGCGACGGGCCGGCTGGTCGCGCTCAAGGTCCTGGGACCCGCACCGGTGGTGGATCCGCGGGCTGCCCGCCGCCTGGCCCGCGAGTTCGAGGTGCTGGCGCGGCTCGACCACCCCAACGTGGTGCGCGTCTTCGAGGCCGGGGTCTTCGAGGGGTACTCCTACTTGGCCATGGAGCTGGTGGAGGGGCTCGACCTGCGCGCCTTCCTCTCGCCCGCGCTCGACGAGGACGCCACCCAGGCACCGCCCTGCGTCGATCCCTCGGTCTTCTCGGTCTCGGGGTCGGGCCCACCGCCCGACGTGGGGCCCGAGGCCATCCGCTCGCTGGCCACCATGCTCGACGAGCCGGAGACCGCGCCGGCCGGGTTCCACCCCCCGGTCCCGACGGCGCCCCACCCCGAGGCCCCGGCCGTGGTGCGCACCCCGCTCACCGCCGCCCAGCAGGCCGGCCTGAACCGCCCGCGCCGCCTGGAGCGCCTCGGCTGCGCCCTGCGCCAGGTGCTGCAGGCGCTGGCCTACGTGCACGCCCACGGGCTGGTGCACCGCGACCTGAAGCCCTCCAACATCATGGTGGACGACCGTCGGCAGGCCCGCATCATGGACTTCGGCCTGGTGAAGTACGCCGAGGACGCCGTCGAGCCGCTCACCGGCACCGGGCGGGTGGTGGGCACCTACCGGTACATGTCGCCGGAGCAGGCGCAGGGCGAGCCGGTGGACGGGCGCGCCGACCTCTACAGCCTGGGGGTCATCCTCTACGAGCTGCTGGCCGCCGCGCCGCCCTTCGTCTCGCAGGACCCGTCTGCGCTGTGGCACGAGATCCTGCACGCCCGCCCGGTGCCGCTGGTCGAGGTGAACCCGGGCGTGGACCCCGACCTGGCCGCGCTGGCCGAGAAGTGCCTGGAGAAGGACCCGGGGGCGCGCTTCGACAGCGCCCGGGAGGTCCTCGGGCTGCTGGATCGGCGCAGCGCAGCCGGGGCCTGA
- the uppS gene encoding di-trans,poly-cis-decaprenylcistransferase: MVPGQTQAPGHQRARPLGGGRSVGPWYRTPVPAATPPSELEARVRARPLPRHVAVIMDGNGRWAEARGLPRVAGHREGAEAVRAVVRTARRIGLRALTLYAFSMQNWARPADEVAALMALLGEFLRSERGDIRENAIRLNAIGDLARLPPEVRGQLDLVMGESRGNGGMVLTLALSYGGREELVQAARAAAAEGPVTEAALEAHLWTSGLPELDLLVRTSGERRISNFLLWQAAYAELCFTDVLFPDFRDEAFLATIADYQGRERRFGLTGAQLAAQDGPDR; the protein is encoded by the coding sequence ATGGTCCCGGGTCAAACGCAGGCCCCAGGGCACCAGCGCGCACGCCCCCTCGGGGGTGGCCGGTCGGTGGGGCCGTGGTATAGGACGCCGGTGCCCGCCGCCACCCCTCCCAGCGAGCTCGAGGCGCGGGTCCGCGCGCGCCCCCTGCCGCGCCACGTGGCCGTCATCATGGATGGGAACGGCCGCTGGGCCGAGGCGCGGGGGCTGCCGCGGGTGGCTGGGCACCGCGAGGGGGCCGAGGCGGTCCGGGCCGTGGTCCGCACCGCCCGCCGCATCGGGCTCCGGGCGCTCACCCTCTACGCCTTCTCCATGCAGAACTGGGCCCGCCCGGCCGACGAGGTGGCGGCCCTGATGGCGCTGCTGGGGGAGTTCCTGCGCTCCGAGCGCGGCGACATCCGCGAGAACGCCATCCGCCTCAACGCCATCGGCGACCTGGCCCGCCTGCCGCCCGAGGTGAGGGGCCAGCTCGACCTGGTGATGGGCGAGAGCCGCGGCAACGGCGGCATGGTGCTGACCCTGGCGCTGTCCTACGGCGGCCGCGAGGAGCTGGTGCAGGCGGCCCGCGCCGCGGCGGCCGAGGGGCCGGTCACCGAGGCCGCGCTGGAGGCCCACCTGTGGACCAGCGGCCTGCCCGAGCTGGACCTGCTGGTGCGCACCAGCGGGGAGCGGCGCATCTCCAACTTCCTGCTGTGGCAGGCGGCCTACGCCGAGCTCTGCTTCACCGACGTGCTCTTCCCGGACTTCCGCGACGAGGCCTTCCTGGCCACCATCGCCGACTACCAGGGGCGCGAGCGGCGCTTCGGCCTGACCGGCGCCCAGCTGGCGGCGCAGGACGGGCCGGACCGGTGA
- a CDS encoding phosphatidate cytidylyltransferase — MADPEKRRNLFERAVSAIVLLPLAIWLTVVGGYPFAVLIGLAAALCTYELLLMSGPLLGPEWYGVLVAGAFPLLAGVSGSGDLLPGWAGLALAGATVVLLSLLLLRHEVQADVPARAGRVAVAWLYCGVLPASVVGLRLRFGFDFVILAFVVTWANDTFAYFAGLSFGRHKLSEKVSPKKTWEGFFGGAVGSLLGAAAMQHWRLPEELSLGAALALGAGGAVVGPLGDLVESLWKRAYGVKDSSRLIPGHGGLLDRIDALLFVAPWIYVFAAYLR; from the coding sequence CTGGCCGACCCGGAGAAGCGCCGGAACCTGTTCGAGCGGGCCGTGTCGGCCATCGTGCTGCTGCCGCTGGCCATCTGGCTCACGGTGGTGGGCGGGTACCCCTTCGCGGTGCTGATCGGGCTGGCGGCCGCGCTCTGCACCTACGAGCTGCTGCTCATGTCGGGCCCGCTGCTGGGGCCGGAGTGGTACGGCGTGCTGGTGGCGGGCGCCTTCCCCCTGCTGGCGGGGGTGAGCGGCTCGGGCGACCTCCTGCCCGGCTGGGCGGGGCTGGCCCTGGCCGGGGCCACCGTGGTGCTGCTCTCGCTGCTCCTGCTGCGCCACGAGGTGCAGGCCGACGTGCCGGCCCGCGCCGGGCGGGTGGCGGTGGCCTGGCTCTACTGCGGCGTGCTGCCGGCCTCGGTGGTGGGCCTGCGGCTCCGCTTCGGCTTCGACTTCGTCATCCTGGCCTTCGTGGTGACCTGGGCCAACGACACCTTCGCCTACTTCGCCGGCCTCTCCTTCGGGCGCCACAAGCTCTCCGAGAAGGTGAGCCCCAAGAAGACCTGGGAGGGGTTCTTCGGCGGGGCGGTGGGCAGCCTGCTGGGGGCCGCCGCCATGCAGCACTGGCGGCTGCCGGAGGAGCTGTCGCTGGGCGCGGCCCTGGCGCTGGGCGCCGGCGGCGCGGTGGTCGGCCCGCTCGGCGACCTGGTGGAGTCGCTCTGGAAGCGGGCCTACGGCGTGAAGGACTCGTCGCGGCTCATCCCCGGCCACGGCGGCCTGCTCGACCGCATCGACGCCCTGCTGTTCGTGGCCCCGTGGATCTACGTCTTCGCCGCCTACCTCAGGTGA
- a CDS encoding 1-deoxy-D-xylulose-5-phosphate reductoisomerase: MRRVAILGSTGSIGVQALDVLGRFPGRFEVVALAAGRNVERLAAQVRAFRPRLVAVADRAAAAALRPLVPAATEVLEGDDGVVAAAAHPEVDFVLAAISGGAGLRSTAAAVEAGKVIGLANKESLVLAGELMVRLAGQRGATILPVDSEHSAIHQSLVGHNRSEVRRLLLTASGGPLRGVPAEELPHVTPARALKHPNWSMGDKITIDSATLMNKGLEVIEAHWLFGVEPRRIDIVVHPESIIHSMVEYIDGSMVAQLGVSDMRGPISYALGHPERLPLDLPPLDLARLGRLTFEAPDPARFPAYTLAYRALELGGTAPAVLSGADEAAVEAFLQGRCRFTDIAELCGEALERHAVEPLRSVEQALAASDWGKREAARRVT; encoded by the coding sequence ATGCGACGCGTCGCCATCCTCGGCTCGACCGGCTCCATCGGCGTGCAGGCGCTCGACGTCCTGGGGCGCTTCCCCGGCCGCTTCGAGGTGGTGGCGCTGGCCGCCGGCCGCAACGTGGAGCGGCTGGCCGCCCAGGTCCGCGCCTTCCGCCCTCGGCTGGTGGCGGTGGCCGACCGCGCCGCGGCCGCGGCGCTCCGCCCGCTGGTCCCGGCCGCCACCGAGGTGCTGGAGGGGGACGACGGCGTGGTGGCCGCCGCGGCCCACCCGGAGGTGGACTTCGTGCTGGCCGCCATCTCGGGGGGCGCCGGGCTGCGCTCCACCGCGGCCGCGGTCGAGGCCGGCAAGGTCATCGGCCTGGCCAACAAGGAGTCGCTGGTGCTGGCCGGCGAGCTGATGGTGCGGCTGGCCGGCCAGCGCGGCGCCACCATCCTGCCGGTGGACAGCGAGCACTCGGCCATCCACCAGTCGCTCGTGGGCCACAACCGCAGCGAGGTGCGCCGGCTGCTGCTCACCGCCTCGGGCGGCCCGCTGCGCGGGGTGCCGGCCGAGGAGCTGCCGCACGTCACGCCGGCCAGGGCCCTCAAGCACCCCAACTGGTCGATGGGCGACAAGATCACCATCGACTCGGCCACCCTCATGAACAAGGGGCTGGAGGTGATCGAGGCCCACTGGCTCTTCGGGGTGGAGCCGCGCCGCATCGACATCGTGGTCCACCCGGAGTCGATCATCCACTCGATGGTCGAGTACATCGACGGGTCGATGGTGGCGCAGCTGGGCGTCTCCGACATGCGCGGGCCCATCAGCTACGCGCTCGGCCACCCGGAGCGGCTGCCGCTCGACCTGCCGCCGCTCGACCTGGCCCGGCTGGGCCGCCTCACCTTCGAGGCGCCGGATCCGGCCCGCTTCCCGGCCTACACCCTGGCCTACCGGGCGCTCGAGCTGGGCGGCACGGCGCCGGCCGTGCTCTCCGGGGCCGACGAGGCCGCGGTCGAGGCCTTCCTGCAGGGGCGCTGCCGCTTCACCGACATCGCGGAGCTGTGCGGCGAGGCGCTGGAGCGCCACGCCGTGGAGCCGCTGCGCAGCGTGGAGCAGGCGCTGGCGGCCAGCGACTGGGGGAAGCGGGAGGCGGCCCGGCGGGTTACATGA